CAGCGTCAGGCGGCCGAGGCGTGAAGCTCGAACGACTCGTCGTCGCCTCGAAGAACCCGGACAAGGTGGGCGAGATCGAGGCCGTCTTGCGGGGGCTGGGCCTTGTCGATGCCGTTGTTCGAGATCTGGAATGGCCCGATGTCGAGGAGACCGGGACCACGTTGGAGGAGAACGCGTTGCTGAAGGCGCGGGCGGTCGCGGCTGCGGTGGGACTGCCCGCTCTCGCCGACGACACCGGCCTGGAGGTCGACGCCCTCGGGGGCGCGCCGGGAGTGCGGTCCGCACGATACGCGGGCCAGGACGCGACCTATGACGAC
The sequence above is drawn from the Gammaproteobacteria bacterium genome and encodes:
- the rdgB gene encoding RdgB/HAM1 family non-canonical purine NTP pyrophosphatase; translated protein: MKLERLVVASKNPDKVGEIEAVLRGLGLVDAVVRDLEWPDVEETGTTLEENALLKARAVAAAVGLPALADDTGLEVDALGGAPGVRSARYAGQDATYDDNVRRLLAEVADAHDRSARFRTVMVLAFPDGREIVGEGVLEGEIIDERRGTSGFGYDPVFLVDGRTLAEIDPEEKNAISHRGRALHALAARLATDA